The window CATCCCGCCTATTGAAAACAATTGCTTATGGTTAATGGTTGCATGGTTTATGGGCAACATTCAAATCCTTACAACGATCCTCTTGCTTCCAAGGCCATAGGGTGCGAAAAAGAGGCGGTTTTGCTAAGGGCTGCTTGGCCTGTTTTTATCATGGGTTGAAACATCAATGTTTTCCAATTTGTTAGGGTTGCTCTCCGCCGACATGGGCATCGATCTGGGTACGGCCAACACGCTGGTCTATGTGAAGGGGCGCGGAATCGTTTTGAATGAGCCGTCCGTTGTCGCTATCGCAACCTCACGCGGCAAGCGTCAAGTGCTGGCCGTTGGCGATGAAGCCAAGCTGATGCTGGGGCGCACACCGGGTAACATTCAAGCCATTCGCCCGCTGCGCGATGGCGTGATCGCGGACTTTGAAGTCGCGGAAGAAATGATCAAGCACTTCATTCGCAAAGTGCATAACCGTCGCAGCTTTGCGAACCCGCAGATTATCATTTGCGTGCCGTCAGGCTCGACGGCGGTTGAGCGTCGCGCGATTCAGGAGTCGGCAGAGTCCGCTGGTGCAAGGCGCGTGTTCTTGATTGAGGAGCCGATGGCCGCCGCGATTGGCGCAGGCCTTCCCGTGACAGAGCCTACGGGTTCCATGGTTGTCGATATTGGCGGGGGCACGACCGAGGTTGCGGTTCTTTCGCTTGGCGGTATTGTCTATTCGCGCTCGGTGCGCGTGGGCGGCGATAAGCTGGATGAAGCGATCATCAACTATATCCGCCGCTATCACAATCTGCTGATCGGTGAGAGCACGGCGGAGCGCATCAAGAAGGAAATCGGTTCCGCTTCACCTCCCGAAGATGGCGAAGGCCGCGTATCGGAAATCAAGGGCCGCGATTTGATGTACGGCGTGCCCAAGGAAATCGTGATCACAGAGCGTCAGATTGCCGAAAGCCTGTCTGAGCCTGTGAGCGCGATTTTGGAAGCTGTGAAGGTTGCGCTTGAAAACACCGCGCCGGAACTGGCCGCCGATATCGTGGATAAGGGTATCGTTTTGACGGGCGGCGGCGCTTTGCTTCGCAACCTCGATCTCGTTTTGCGTCATGCGACGGGTCTTCCTGTTTCGGTGGCTGAGGATCCTTTGTCCTGCGTTGCGCTGGGCACTGGCCGCGCTTTAGAGGAAATGCACGTTCTGAAGAACCTGCTGGTCGGCGGGTACTAAAGTCTAGGC of the Bdellovibrionales bacterium genome contains:
- a CDS encoding rod shape-determining protein, which produces MFSNLLGLLSADMGIDLGTANTLVYVKGRGIVLNEPSVVAIATSRGKRQVLAVGDEAKLMLGRTPGNIQAIRPLRDGVIADFEVAEEMIKHFIRKVHNRRSFANPQIIICVPSGSTAVERRAIQESAESAGARRVFLIEEPMAAAIGAGLPVTEPTGSMVVDIGGGTTEVAVLSLGGIVYSRSVRVGGDKLDEAIINYIRRYHNLLIGESTAERIKKEIGSASPPEDGEGRVSEIKGRDLMYGVPKEIVITERQIAESLSEPVSAILEAVKVALENTAPELAADIVDKGIVLTGGGALLRNLDLVLRHATGLPVSVAEDPLSCVALGTGRALEEMHVLKNLLVGGY